A single genomic interval of Aegicerativicinus sediminis harbors:
- a CDS encoding uroporphyrinogen-III synthase translates to MKVKTILVSQPEPKIENSPYFDLQEKQKVKIDFRPFIHVEGVPAKEIRQQKVDLANYSAIILTSRNSVDHFFRVADEMRFKVPDTLKYFCQSEAVAYYLQKYVVYRKRKIYVGKRNFTDLSPLIKKYKDERFLLPTTDKLKPEVPETLNNLGVKWKEAIFYKTVISDLSDLADVYYDILVFFSPSGIESLFHNFPDFKQNETRIAVFGNTTIKAVEERGLRVDIAAPTPETPSMTMALEKYINQVNKTK, encoded by the coding sequence ATGAAAGTGAAAACTATTTTAGTGTCTCAGCCAGAACCTAAAATTGAGAACTCTCCTTATTTCGATCTACAAGAAAAGCAAAAAGTTAAAATTGATTTCCGTCCATTTATACATGTGGAAGGGGTTCCTGCAAAGGAAATCCGTCAGCAAAAGGTGGATTTGGCCAATTATTCAGCAATCATTTTAACCAGCCGTAATTCTGTTGATCATTTTTTTAGGGTAGCAGATGAAATGCGATTTAAAGTACCAGATACTTTAAAGTATTTCTGTCAGTCTGAAGCAGTTGCATATTACTTACAAAAATATGTAGTATATCGCAAGCGAAAGATTTATGTAGGTAAGCGAAATTTTACCGACTTATCTCCCCTAATTAAAAAATATAAGGACGAGAGGTTCTTATTGCCAACAACTGACAAATTAAAACCAGAGGTTCCTGAAACCTTGAACAATTTGGGTGTTAAATGGAAGGAAGCCATTTTCTACAAAACTGTAATCAGCGACCTTTCAGACTTGGCAGATGTTTATTACGATATTTTGGTGTTTTTTAGTCCATCAGGAATTGAATCGTTGTTTCACAACTTTCCTGATTTCAAACAAAATGAAACCCGAATAGCGGTGTTTGGTAATACTACGATTAAAGCCGTTGAAGAGCGCGGGTTGCGTGTGGACATTGCTGCACCAACCCCAGAGACACCTTCTATGACCATGGCTTTGGAAAAGTATATCAACCAGGTTAATAAGACAAAATAA
- a CDS encoding DUF4271 domain-containing protein, protein MLRETISNEWFTASIVVALGLITLAKFLYSYRFHDFLAVITNSKYLKIYIREQKFFDTFDTLLYINLIISAAIFGYIALGEFVDLNTFNPEEYLKILIGFGAIVVIKIMIERLVGSMFEIDGLIDSYLFQKTTYKNYSGLILLAANILMIYTITPSKTIILIVFGILFLINLNGFLTTLKNHQNLLFSNFFYFILYLCALEIGPYILLYEFISAQKA, encoded by the coding sequence ATGTTAAGAGAAACTATTTCAAATGAATGGTTCACTGCATCCATAGTAGTTGCCTTAGGATTAATTACCCTAGCAAAATTTTTATATAGTTATCGATTTCATGACTTTTTAGCGGTAATAACCAATTCCAAATACCTAAAAATTTACATAAGGGAGCAAAAGTTTTTTGACACCTTTGATACCCTGCTTTATATCAACCTCATTATTTCTGCAGCCATATTTGGATACATCGCACTGGGAGAATTTGTTGACCTAAATACATTTAACCCAGAAGAATATTTAAAAATATTGATTGGTTTTGGCGCAATTGTAGTCATAAAGATAATGATTGAACGTTTGGTTGGCAGTATGTTTGAAATTGATGGACTAATAGATTCATACCTCTTTCAAAAAACGACTTATAAAAATTATTCCGGGTTAATCTTACTGGCAGCCAACATTTTAATGATTTATACTATTACCCCCTCAAAAACAATTATCTTAATCGTTTTCGGTATTTTATTTTTGATAAATCTCAATGGTTTCTTAACAACACTCAAAAATCATCAAAACCTGTTATTCAGCAACTTTTTCTATTTTATTTTGTATCTTTGCGCTCTTGAAATCGGACCTTACATATTATTGTACGAGTTTATTTCAGCTCAAAAAGCTTAA
- a CDS encoding polyprenol monophosphomannose synthase gives MSDALVIIPTYNEIENIEAIIRAVISLNDHFNILIVDDNSPDGTAKKVEELQNLFPERLYILNRKKKTGLGTAYIAGFTWALDSNYQYIFEMDADFSHNPNDLIRLYEACAEDGADMSIGSRYIKGVNVVNWPMSRVLLSYSASKYVQFITGMNIYDTTAGFVCYRRKVLEAINLDNIKFVGYAFQIEMKFKAYLKGFKIVEVPVIFTDRTKGKSKMSGGIISEAVFGVLNMKIKSLFNKEV, from the coding sequence ATGAGTGATGCACTCGTCATCATACCTACCTATAATGAGATCGAGAATATTGAAGCTATCATTCGGGCTGTAATTTCACTCAATGATCATTTTAACATCTTAATTGTAGATGACAATTCGCCGGATGGAACGGCTAAGAAAGTTGAGGAATTACAAAATCTGTTTCCTGAGCGGTTGTATATTTTGAATCGTAAAAAGAAAACAGGTCTCGGCACTGCATATATTGCAGGATTCACATGGGCGTTGGATTCGAATTATCAATACATCTTTGAAATGGATGCGGATTTCAGCCATAACCCTAATGATCTAATAAGATTGTATGAAGCCTGTGCGGAAGACGGTGCGGATATGTCTATCGGCTCGCGATACATAAAGGGAGTAAATGTTGTTAATTGGCCCATGAGTCGTGTATTACTTTCATATTCTGCCTCTAAATATGTTCAGTTTATAACAGGGATGAACATTTACGATACCACAGCAGGTTTTGTGTGTTATAGGCGAAAAGTATTAGAAGCAATCAACCTAGATAATATAAAATTTGTAGGGTACGCCTTTCAGATTGAAATGAAATTTAAAGCTTATCTTAAGGGTTTTAAAATTGTGGAAGTTCCTGTGATTTTTACCGATAGAACCAAAGGAAAATCCAAAATGAGCGGAGGTATAATTTCTGAAGCTGTTTTTGGAGTTTTAAACATGAAAATAAAAAGTCTTTTTAATAAGGAAGTCTAA
- a CDS encoding dihydroorotase: MPKQILIKNAKIVNENNTMEGDVLIEDKFIANVDTSISAKSSETTIIDAEGKYLIPGLIDDQVHFREPGLTHKATIASESKAAIAGGITSFIEMPNTNPQTVTVEALEDKFEIASKSSIANYSFMLGGTNDNLDELLKVDPKSVAGIKLFLGSSTGNMLVDDPKTLKEIFSKVKLVISVHCEDEETVKKNLESCLAKYGEDIPISMHPKIRSEEACYKSSSKAIELAKETGARLHVFHLSTAKEMELFGNKLPLEKKKITSEVCIHHLWFSEEDYDSKGTLIKWNPAVKSSKDREALWKALINDKIDVIATDHAPHTWEEKQNSYTKAPSGGPLVQHALSALMEMHHRGKISVEKIVEKMCHNPAILFEIEKRGFIRKGYYADLVLVDPVSPYTVNKQNILYKCGWSPFEGTTFKSRVTHTFVNGHIAYQNLKFSDERAAMRLTFNR, from the coding sequence ATGCCCAAGCAAATCTTAATAAAAAACGCCAAAATCGTCAACGAGAATAACACCATGGAGGGTGATGTTCTTATCGAAGACAAATTTATTGCCAATGTAGACACTTCAATAAGTGCAAAATCTTCTGAAACCACCATAATTGATGCGGAAGGTAAATATTTGATCCCGGGTCTAATAGACGATCAAGTTCATTTCAGGGAACCAGGATTAACCCATAAAGCAACTATTGCTTCAGAATCTAAGGCGGCAATAGCTGGTGGTATTACGTCTTTTATAGAAATGCCCAATACCAATCCACAAACTGTAACAGTGGAGGCCTTAGAGGATAAATTTGAAATTGCTTCCAAATCTTCAATTGCAAATTATTCGTTTATGTTGGGTGGTACTAATGATAATTTGGATGAATTGCTAAAAGTGGACCCAAAGTCTGTTGCTGGGATCAAATTATTTTTAGGGTCTTCCACAGGAAATATGCTAGTAGATGATCCTAAAACTTTGAAAGAAATTTTTTCAAAGGTTAAATTAGTGATCTCCGTTCACTGTGAAGATGAAGAAACTGTTAAGAAAAACCTTGAGAGTTGTTTGGCCAAGTACGGTGAGGATATCCCAATTTCCATGCACCCCAAGATTAGGAGTGAGGAGGCCTGCTATAAATCATCATCAAAAGCAATAGAATTGGCAAAGGAAACCGGCGCGCGCCTACATGTGTTTCATTTGTCAACGGCTAAAGAAATGGAATTGTTTGGGAATAAACTGCCTCTCGAGAAAAAGAAAATAACATCTGAAGTCTGTATTCACCACCTTTGGTTTTCTGAAGAGGATTATGATAGTAAAGGCACCTTGATAAAGTGGAATCCTGCCGTTAAATCATCTAAAGATCGAGAGGCTCTATGGAAAGCCTTAATTAATGACAAAATAGATGTAATTGCTACAGACCATGCACCTCATACTTGGGAAGAAAAACAGAATTCATACACCAAAGCACCATCCGGTGGTCCTTTGGTGCAACATGCCTTATCGGCTCTAATGGAGATGCATCATAGGGGTAAAATTTCGGTAGAAAAGATTGTCGAGAAAATGTGCCATAACCCCGCTATTTTGTTTGAAATTGAGAAGCGAGGATTTATTAGAAAAGGTTATTATGCCGATCTAGTATTGGTGGATCCTGTAAGTCCCTATACAGTAAATAAACAGAATATACTTTACAAATGTGGATGGTCTCCGTTTGAAGGTACCACCTTTAAATCTAGGGTAACCCATACGTTTGTTAATGGTCATATAGCTTACCAAAATCTGAAATTTTCTGATGAGCGAGCTGCGATGCGTTTAACTTTCAATCGTTGA
- a CDS encoding DUF4296 domain-containing protein, which produces MRLSGFILLLFFIFSCESDKRPQKPDDLISQEEMVNLLLDIQILNSAKSVNKKLLENQGLNPEAYIFKKHNIDSLRFAQSNAYYAYDAEKYEDILDRVQDRLDSLENHYNEVYQQEEIENKRKRDSLNDLKTKMRDSLDRTNNIPLNPEGKKTSRPKTSP; this is translated from the coding sequence ATGAGACTTTCTGGCTTTATATTGTTGCTTTTTTTCATTTTCTCCTGTGAAAGCGATAAAAGACCCCAAAAACCTGATGATTTAATATCCCAGGAGGAAATGGTGAATTTGTTGCTAGACATACAGATTCTTAATTCAGCTAAAAGTGTAAATAAAAAATTGCTAGAGAATCAAGGGCTCAATCCTGAGGCCTATATCTTTAAAAAGCATAATATAGATAGTCTTAGGTTTGCACAAAGTAATGCCTATTATGCCTATGATGCTGAAAAGTATGAAGACATATTAGATAGGGTGCAAGACCGTTTAGATAGTTTGGAAAACCATTACAATGAGGTTTATCAGCAAGAGGAAATAGAAAACAAAAGAAAACGAGACTCTTTAAATGATTTAAAGACTAAAATGAGAGATAGCTTAGATAGAACAAATAATATTCCCTTAAATCCGGAAGGTAAAAAAACTTCTAGGCCCAAAACTAGTCCCTAA
- a CDS encoding NAD-dependent epimerase/dehydratase family protein yields the protein MILVTGGTGLIGAHLLYKLVSEGETVRAIYRRQKKLKLVEQLFCLYSEDANLLYNKIDWVEADLNDIPSLERAFEGVTTVYHLAAFVSFEPDKYQLLRKINIEGTANIVNIAISNKVEKLCYASSVAAIGQEVAEGDPITEESPWSTEKDHNVYAISKYGAEKEVWRGTQEGLDAVIVNPGVVIGPGFWKSGSSGSLITKVHKGVKYYTTGSTGYIDVIDLVEVMTFLMKSEIKNERYILVSENLTFKQFLNHITKGLGIPPPSKKANKTLLEIGWRLDWLAKKLIGKRRSLTKQLTESLTTLSNFDNSKIKRIYPHEFKPMKVSIKETVEKYKKDFRD from the coding sequence ATGATTCTTGTTACAGGAGGAACAGGCCTTATTGGCGCCCATTTATTGTATAAATTAGTTTCTGAAGGTGAAACGGTAAGAGCGATTTACCGTCGACAAAAGAAATTAAAACTGGTAGAACAACTGTTTTGTTTATACTCTGAAGATGCGAATCTATTATATAATAAAATTGATTGGGTAGAAGCAGATCTTAATGACATTCCTTCTTTGGAAAGAGCTTTTGAAGGGGTTACAACAGTGTACCACCTAGCCGCCTTTGTTAGCTTTGAACCAGATAAATATCAACTTCTTCGAAAAATTAATATTGAAGGCACCGCCAATATTGTAAATATTGCCATTTCCAATAAAGTTGAAAAATTGTGTTATGCTAGTTCGGTGGCTGCGATTGGTCAGGAGGTAGCAGAAGGAGATCCCATTACAGAAGAATCCCCTTGGTCTACCGAAAAGGACCATAACGTTTACGCTATTTCAAAGTATGGGGCAGAGAAGGAAGTTTGGCGTGGAACACAAGAAGGCTTGGATGCGGTTATTGTTAATCCGGGGGTAGTAATCGGACCGGGATTTTGGAAAAGTGGTAGTAGTGGAAGTCTAATCACAAAAGTTCATAAAGGAGTAAAATACTATACCACCGGAAGCACAGGCTATATAGATGTAATCGATTTAGTGGAGGTTATGACCTTTTTAATGAAGAGCGAAATAAAAAATGAACGATATATTTTAGTTTCAGAAAATTTAACCTTTAAACAGTTTTTAAATCATATAACTAAAGGCCTAGGTATTCCTCCTCCTTCAAAAAAAGCCAATAAAACACTATTAGAAATTGGGTGGCGGCTAGATTGGTTAGCAAAAAAATTAATCGGTAAACGTAGATCCCTAACTAAACAACTAACAGAATCTCTCACAACACTTTCAAATTTTGACAACTCAAAAATCAAGAGGATCTATCCTCATGAATTTAAGCCAATGAAAGTTTCAATTAAGGAAACCGTCGAGAAGTATAAAAAGGATTTTAGGGACTAG
- the tyrS gene encoding tyrosine--tRNA ligase gives MVKNLVEELRWRGMVHDIMPGTEEELQKGMTTLYVGFDPTSDSLHIGSLVPIILLVHAFNAGHKPIALVGGATGMIGDPSGKSDERNLLDEETLEKNVEGIKGVLSRFLDFNSGVENAPVLVNNYDWMKDFTFIDFARDVGKRITVNYMMAKDSVKKRLSGEEGSVGMSFTEFTYQLIQGYDFYYLHKLYNCTLQMGGSDQWGNITTGTELVRRMNPGEETKAYAMTCPLITKADGSKFGKTEGGNVWLDADKTSVYKFYQFWLRASDEDAEKYIKIFTFLPKEEIDSLIEEHQQNPGLKELQKRLAEEVTTFVHSHEAFEEAKLTSEILYSRSFAEDVKKLKNEALKDLFSDLPQFIISRSEFSEGMDMIAALSAKTGFLPSNGEARRALKEQSIAVNKVKVSEDYMLNDKDLINDRYIVLDRGKKKTFIIEVN, from the coding sequence ATGGTAAAGAATCTAGTAGAAGAATTACGTTGGAGAGGAATGGTGCACGATATCATGCCTGGAACGGAAGAGGAATTGCAAAAGGGAATGACCACCTTATATGTGGGTTTTGATCCTACATCCGATTCACTTCATATTGGTAGTTTAGTGCCAATTATTCTATTGGTGCATGCCTTTAATGCAGGACACAAGCCTATTGCATTGGTTGGCGGTGCAACCGGTATGATTGGGGATCCTTCTGGCAAAAGCGATGAGCGTAATTTATTGGATGAAGAGACATTAGAGAAGAATGTTGAGGGCATTAAAGGCGTATTGTCTAGGTTTTTAGATTTTAATTCAGGAGTTGAAAATGCACCAGTTTTAGTTAATAATTACGACTGGATGAAGGATTTCACATTCATTGATTTTGCACGGGATGTAGGTAAACGAATCACCGTTAATTATATGATGGCTAAAGATTCGGTAAAAAAACGATTAAGCGGTGAGGAGGGAAGTGTTGGAATGTCGTTTACGGAATTCACTTACCAATTAATTCAAGGTTATGATTTTTATTACCTACATAAGCTTTATAACTGTACACTTCAAATGGGGGGTAGTGATCAATGGGGAAATATAACCACTGGAACCGAATTGGTAAGACGTATGAACCCAGGTGAAGAAACAAAAGCTTATGCCATGACTTGCCCTTTGATCACTAAAGCGGATGGTTCCAAATTTGGAAAAACTGAAGGAGGAAATGTATGGTTAGATGCAGACAAAACATCTGTCTATAAGTTCTATCAGTTTTGGTTGCGGGCATCTGATGAAGATGCAGAAAAATATATCAAAATATTCACTTTTTTGCCAAAAGAAGAAATTGATTCTTTGATTGAGGAACATCAACAAAACCCTGGCCTTAAGGAGCTTCAAAAAAGACTAGCAGAAGAAGTAACGACTTTTGTGCATTCTCATGAGGCCTTTGAGGAAGCAAAACTTACAAGTGAAATTTTATATAGTCGGTCATTTGCCGAGGACGTTAAAAAATTGAAGAACGAGGCTCTTAAGGATCTTTTTAGTGATCTTCCACAATTCATTATAAGCCGTTCAGAATTTTCTGAAGGAATGGATATGATTGCAGCTCTTTCTGCTAAAACTGGCTTCTTGCCATCTAATGGTGAGGCACGGCGAGCTTTGAAAGAACAATCTATAGCCGTTAATAAGGTTAAAGTGTCGGAAGATTATATGCTTAACGATAAAGATTTAATTAACGATCGTTACATTGTTTTAGATAGAGGAAAAAAGAAAACCTTTATCATCGAGGTAAACTAA
- a CDS encoding long-chain-fatty-acid--protein ligase: protein MVDVNDIFSISSEQDFEKIAIQVFNFQFENNKVYRSYCDLLFKHPSDIRKIEDIPFLPIQFFKSHEVVSSFKKSDIVFTSSGTTNTGNSRHFVTELSIYNKSFLKGFELFYGDPSDYTILALLPSYLERDGSSLIYMVEALINKSKNKLSGFYLHNYDDLIQQINSSEKNGEKILLIGVTYALLDLIEQHQFNLKNTIIMETGGMKGKRKELIREELHKLLKNGFGVNNIHSEYGMTELLSQAYSKGYGIFQCSPWMKILTRSVYNPLETMQDIRSGGLNIIDLANINSCSFIATQDLGKVYPDGSFEVIGRFDSADIRGCNLMVL, encoded by the coding sequence ATGGTTGATGTAAACGACATTTTCTCTATTTCTTCTGAACAGGATTTCGAAAAAATCGCAATTCAAGTGTTTAATTTTCAATTTGAAAACAATAAAGTTTACCGCTCTTATTGTGATTTGCTTTTTAAGCATCCATCAGACATAAGGAAAATTGAAGATATTCCGTTCTTACCCATACAGTTTTTTAAATCTCATGAGGTTGTTTCATCATTTAAAAAGAGTGACATTGTATTTACCAGTTCTGGCACTACGAATACTGGAAACAGCAGACATTTTGTTACTGAATTGTCGATCTACAATAAAAGCTTCTTAAAAGGATTCGAACTCTTTTATGGAGACCCAAGTGATTATACGATTTTAGCACTTCTCCCTTCTTACTTAGAGCGCGATGGTTCATCATTAATTTATATGGTTGAAGCCCTAATCAATAAATCCAAGAACAAGCTCAGCGGATTTTATTTACACAATTATGATGATTTAATCCAACAGATTAATTCTTCAGAAAAAAACGGGGAGAAAATTTTATTAATAGGTGTTACCTATGCCCTTTTGGATTTGATTGAACAACATCAATTCAATTTAAAAAACACCATTATCATGGAAACTGGAGGAATGAAGGGAAAACGAAAAGAATTGATTCGTGAAGAACTCCATAAATTACTTAAAAATGGTTTTGGTGTAAATAATATTCATAGTGAATACGGAATGACTGAACTTTTAAGTCAAGCCTACTCAAAAGGTTATGGCATTTTTCAATGTTCTCCTTGGATGAAAATTTTAACCCGATCTGTTTACAACCCATTGGAAACCATGCAGGATATAAGAAGCGGGGGACTAAACATCATAGACTTGGCAAATATCAATTCCTGCTCTTTCATCGCCACTCAGGACCTAGGAAAGGTTTACCCGGATGGTTCATTCGAAGTAATAGGTAGATTCGACTCGGCTGACATCAGAGGATGTAACCTTATGGTATTATAG
- a CDS encoding T9SS type A sorting domain-containing protein — MREIYTLLLIFGLISSLPQMAYSQLANTNNTVSSINNTEGTIDGLYIYPNPVSNGRIYITTKKKLTKEIEIYDVLGKKIVSTQIFDKSLDVSEFSPGVYILKIKEGDASATRKLVIR; from the coding sequence ATGAGGGAAATTTACACTTTACTTTTAATTTTTGGTCTGATATCTAGTCTTCCTCAAATGGCTTATTCGCAATTAGCGAATACCAACAATACCGTTTCATCCATAAATAATACAGAAGGAACAATTGATGGCTTGTATATTTATCCTAACCCCGTTAGTAACGGCAGGATTTATATTACGACTAAAAAGAAATTAACAAAGGAGATCGAAATCTACGATGTTTTAGGTAAGAAAATAGTATCCACCCAAATTTTCGATAAAAGCCTGGATGTATCTGAATTTTCTCCAGGTGTTTATATCCTAAAGATTAAAGAAGGTGATGCTTCAGCAACTAGAAAGTTGGTAATACGCTAA
- a CDS encoding response regulator transcription factor: protein MKKNEIKILLVDDEPDILEIVGYNLSSEGYQIITAENGLEAVKKAKKEKPHLIILDVMMPEMDGIEACEQIRKVPDLSETIITFLTARGEDYSQLAGFDAGADDYITKPIKPKVLVSKVNALLRRLKEEESQDQTIKISGLTINREEYKISYKGEEIVLPRKEFELLYLLATKPGKVFKREEILDKVWGNEVVVGGRTIDVHIRKLREKIGDKKFKTVKGVGYKFVD from the coding sequence ATGAAAAAGAATGAAATTAAGATTCTTCTTGTTGATGACGAACCAGATATTTTAGAGATTGTTGGTTATAATTTGTCTTCAGAAGGATATCAAATAATAACAGCTGAGAATGGACTTGAGGCAGTTAAAAAAGCTAAAAAAGAAAAGCCTCATTTAATTATTCTAGATGTTATGATGCCCGAAATGGATGGTATTGAGGCCTGCGAGCAAATAAGAAAAGTTCCAGATTTATCAGAAACAATAATTACTTTCTTAACTGCTCGTGGCGAAGATTATTCACAATTAGCTGGCTTTGATGCGGGTGCTGACGATTATATTACTAAGCCTATTAAACCTAAAGTTTTAGTAAGTAAAGTTAATGCCCTGCTTAGAAGATTAAAGGAAGAGGAATCCCAAGATCAAACGATAAAAATTTCAGGGTTAACCATTAACCGTGAAGAATACAAAATATCTTATAAGGGCGAGGAAATTGTTCTTCCACGTAAAGAATTTGAATTGTTATATCTCCTAGCCACCAAACCAGGAAAAGTGTTTAAACGAGAAGAAATATTAGATAAGGTATGGGGTAATGAAGTTGTTGTGGGCGGTAGAACCATTGATGTTCATATAAGAAAACTGCGCGAGAAAATTGGTGATAAAAAATTTAAAACGGTTAAAGGAGTCGGATATAAGTTTGTTGATTAA
- a CDS encoding sensor histidine kinase, whose protein sequence is MPIAIRKTYRFALKTSFYLTLSLTLTMSVFLYFWGQFNVWFILSFLVLSFIISFIVVQYRAERFIYRRVKKIYDDLTLLESTTLRERPITTDMATLTAEIDKFAKNKKLEIETLKVREEYRKEFLGNVSHELKTPLFTVQGYLLTLLDGAIKDKSVRKKYIKRAAKGVERLIYIVKDLDMITKLEAGDLRLKIEKFDIVELVNNVFELLEMKAAKKNITLTFDMAYENPIYVNADVERIQQVLTNLIVNSIKYGKDQGTTEVSIENLIKNKVIVRVTDNGEGIDSVNLPRIFERFYRVDKSGSRREGGSGLGLSIVKHIIEAHKEKIYVESELGVGSEFSFTLEKSE, encoded by the coding sequence ATGCCCATCGCAATTAGAAAAACATATAGGTTTGCCTTAAAAACCTCTTTTTATCTTACGTTGTCTCTAACACTCACTATGAGTGTTTTTTTGTATTTCTGGGGACAATTTAATGTATGGTTCATTCTTTCATTTTTAGTGTTAAGTTTTATCATTTCCTTTATCGTTGTTCAGTATAGGGCAGAGCGATTTATTTATAGAAGGGTAAAAAAAATCTATGATGACCTTACTCTTTTAGAATCTACAACATTGAGAGAACGCCCCATCACTACAGACATGGCAACCCTTACTGCTGAAATTGACAAATTTGCCAAAAACAAAAAGCTCGAAATTGAGACATTAAAAGTTAGGGAGGAGTACCGTAAAGAATTCTTAGGAAATGTTTCACACGAATTGAAGACGCCTCTATTTACGGTTCAAGGTTATCTGTTAACTTTATTAGACGGTGCTATTAAGGACAAATCGGTACGTAAAAAGTATATTAAAAGAGCTGCTAAAGGAGTTGAGCGTCTAATTTATATTGTTAAGGATTTAGATATGATCACCAAATTAGAAGCAGGTGATTTGCGCCTTAAAATAGAGAAATTCGACATTGTTGAATTAGTTAATAATGTATTCGAACTATTGGAGATGAAGGCGGCCAAGAAGAACATCACTTTAACTTTCGATATGGCCTATGAAAATCCTATTTATGTAAATGCGGATGTTGAACGTATACAACAAGTTCTTACTAACCTAATTGTAAATTCTATTAAATACGGGAAGGACCAGGGTACTACTGAGGTGAGTATCGAAAATCTAATCAAGAATAAAGTTATCGTTCGTGTTACCGACAACGGTGAAGGAATTGATAGTGTTAATTTACCGAGAATTTTTGAACGGTTCTATAGGGTTGATAAAAGTGGATCAAGAAGAGAAGGTGGTTCCGGTTTGGGTTTATCTATTGTTAAACATATTATTGAAGCCCATAAGGAAAAAATTTATGTTGAAAGTGAACTAGGCGTTGGGAGTGAATTCTCGTTCACTTTGGAAAAGAGTGAATAA
- a CDS encoding glycosyltransferase, which yields MKLDSYILYAPLNWGLGHATRSIPIINHLIENGFSPIIASDGEALELLKKEFPNLNHEELPSYRIKYSKKKEFFKYKLLLDTPKIISAAKAERKATAALSIKYPLSGIISDNRMGVWHPEIPSAFITHQLQVLSGSTTRLTTAWHQRKIARFNECWVPDLEEEPNLSGCMGHTQLNNIKLKYIGVLSRFEKLKIKKKYDLLAIISGPEPQRSLIENILVEELKHYEGSVLIVRGKIEESITREEQGNITIQNYMTTKELEIAINESDLVISRSGYTTLMDLAKLGKKAFFIPTPGQFEQEYLAERLQLSGVAPFCNQNDFSVSQLSRVSDFSGFVSFTEQPKLNNLFTLFQSEREFTPNA from the coding sequence ATGAAATTAGACTCCTATATCTTATACGCACCTTTAAATTGGGGGCTAGGACACGCCACAAGAAGCATCCCCATAATCAATCATTTGATTGAAAATGGATTTTCACCCATAATTGCAAGTGATGGTGAGGCATTGGAGCTTTTAAAAAAGGAATTCCCTAATTTGAATCATGAGGAATTACCGTCATACAGGATAAAATATTCTAAAAAGAAGGAGTTTTTCAAATATAAATTACTTTTAGATACACCTAAGATAATCTCCGCTGCCAAGGCTGAACGGAAAGCAACTGCAGCATTATCCATTAAATACCCACTATCTGGTATAATTTCAGATAATAGAATGGGTGTTTGGCATCCTGAAATACCTTCAGCCTTTATTACACATCAACTTCAAGTTTTAAGCGGTAGCACGACCAGGCTTACAACAGCTTGGCATCAAAGAAAAATTGCAAGATTCAACGAATGTTGGGTTCCAGACCTTGAAGAAGAGCCAAATTTGAGCGGCTGTATGGGACACACGCAACTAAATAATATCAAGTTAAAATACATAGGTGTTCTAAGTAGGTTTGAAAAATTAAAGATTAAGAAGAAATACGATTTGCTAGCAATAATTTCAGGACCAGAACCTCAGCGAAGCCTAATTGAAAATATTCTTGTAGAAGAACTTAAACATTACGAGGGGTCGGTTTTAATTGTTAGGGGAAAGATAGAAGAATCCATAACAAGAGAGGAACAGGGCAATATTACCATTCAAAACTATATGACTACCAAAGAATTGGAAATTGCCATCAATGAAAGTGATTTGGTTATCAGTAGATCAGGTTATACCACTCTTATGGATTTGGCAAAACTTGGCAAAAAAGCATTTTTCATACCAACCCCCGGTCAATTTGAGCAAGAATATTTGGCAGAACGCCTACAACTTTCAGGTGTCGCTCCTTTTTGTAACCAAAACGACTTTAGCGTTTCTCAACTCAGTCGAGTAAGTGATTTTTCAGGATTTGTGTCTTTTACTGAACAACCCAAACTGAATAACTTATTCACTCTTTTCCAAAGTGAACGAGAATTCACTCCCAACGCCTAG